One Spinacia oleracea cultivar Varoflay chromosome 4, BTI_SOV_V1, whole genome shotgun sequence DNA segment encodes these proteins:
- the LOC110805988 gene encoding uncharacterized protein, giving the protein MRGQKDYARRLGQVMLSGKPPVDPFPRIETCESDGGRVATPHDDPLVVEVKISNMRVKRILIDTGSSSNIMSMECLSRLAHHPKTMESIHYPIIGFGGGIIHPVGVINLPVRIGDRKNRRKMGVNFLIVKDLTTYNVILG; this is encoded by the coding sequence atgagggGACAGAAAGACTATGCCCGCCGCCTagggcaagtgatgctgtcaGGGAAGCCACCTGTGGACCCATTCCCTCGGATAGAGACATGTGAGTCAGATGGTGGACGAGTAGCCACTCCGCATGATGATCCTCTGGTGGTCGAAGTCAAAATCTCCAATATGAGAGTGAAGCGTATCCTAATAGACACTGGGAGCTCGTCCAACATAATGAGCATGGAGTGCCTCAGCCGCCTAGCTCACCACCCCAAGACCATGGAGAGCATACACTATCCCATCATAGGTTTTGGAGGAGGCATTATACATCCTGTAGGCGTCATCAACTTGCCGGTTCGGATCGGGGATCGAAAGAATAGACGGAAGATGGGAGTGAACTTCTTAATCGTCAAGGACTTGACAACTTACAATGTCATCTTGGGGTGA